A genomic region of Catalinimonas niigatensis contains the following coding sequences:
- a CDS encoding Ldh family oxidoreductase — translation MPHFTYTDLHTFTYNIFKKMGCPSHDAELAADVLLKADLRGVDSHGVARLVGYVRLWEKKRINVRPAIQIVHETPSTAVIDGDGGLGLLVAPFAMKVAMEKAHSAGTGWVSVRNSNHFGIAGYHAMMSLEKDMIGLAMTNASPLVAPTFATERMLGTNPIAVAIPADQQPPFVADFATTTAANGKLEMLQRKNEQAPLGWVQDMQGNASTNPHELSKGGALLPLGSDRDRGSHKGYCLGSIVDIFSAVFSGANYGPWVPPFVSFLPLSKDPVGEGIGHFLGAMRIDAFRPADEFKRNMDQWIARFRSATPVADQERVLIPGDPEREMESIRLKEGIPLLEPIVEDLTALAKRFDMSFIE, via the coding sequence ATGCCACACTTTACCTATACTGACCTCCATACTTTCACATATAACATTTTCAAAAAAATGGGCTGCCCCTCCCATGATGCAGAACTGGCAGCTGATGTTTTACTAAAGGCAGATCTTAGAGGCGTAGATTCTCATGGAGTAGCTCGTCTGGTAGGTTACGTGAGGCTATGGGAAAAGAAGAGGATCAATGTAAGGCCAGCCATTCAAATCGTACATGAAACTCCTAGTACTGCTGTGATTGATGGAGATGGAGGATTAGGTTTGTTGGTGGCTCCTTTTGCAATGAAAGTGGCCATGGAAAAAGCTCACTCAGCGGGCACAGGATGGGTAAGTGTAAGAAATTCCAACCATTTTGGTATTGCAGGATATCATGCAATGATGTCTTTGGAAAAAGATATGATCGGGCTGGCGATGACTAATGCCAGCCCATTGGTAGCTCCAACGTTTGCTACGGAACGAATGCTAGGAACTAACCCTATTGCTGTGGCTATTCCGGCAGATCAGCAACCTCCTTTTGTAGCCGATTTTGCTACAACTACTGCTGCTAATGGAAAACTGGAGATGCTTCAACGAAAAAACGAGCAAGCTCCCCTGGGTTGGGTACAGGATATGCAAGGTAATGCTTCTACTAATCCCCATGAACTTTCAAAAGGCGGAGCTTTGCTGCCTCTAGGCAGTGATCGTGACAGAGGTAGCCACAAAGGCTATTGTCTGGGTTCTATCGTTGATATTTTTTCCGCAGTGTTTTCAGGAGCTAATTATGGTCCCTGGGTGCCTCCCTTCGTTAGCTTTCTCCCTTTAAGCAAAGATCCGGTAGGAGAAGGAATTGGTCACTTTTTAGGTGCTATGCGAATAGATGCTTTTCGTCCTGCAGATGAGTTCAAAAGGAATATGGATCAATGGATTGCTCGTTTTCGTTCAGCCACGCCAGTCGCTGATCAGGAGAGAGTATTGATTCCCGGAGACCCGGAGCGTGAGATGGAAAGTATACGGCTGAAAGAAGGTATTCCTCTGTTAGAACCGATAGTGGAAGATCTGACAGCACTGGCAAAAAGATTTGATATGAGTTTTATAGAGTAA
- a CDS encoding FtsB family cell division protein, whose amino-acid sequence MNLFNKVPKFIKSFYFLFTLGFVIWMLFLDTNDIGTQITLTRKLDALEREKEFYQEKINQVEKDREELLSNDELLEKFAREKYLMKKPNEDVYVIVKQ is encoded by the coding sequence ATGAACCTTTTCAACAAAGTGCCGAAATTCATTAAGAGTTTTTACTTTCTTTTCACCTTAGGCTTTGTCATTTGGATGCTTTTTCTGGATACAAATGACATAGGCACGCAAATAACCTTGACAAGAAAGCTTGATGCATTAGAAAGGGAGAAGGAATTTTATCAGGAAAAAATAAATCAGGTAGAGAAAGACCGGGAAGAGCTTTTAAGTAATGATGAGTTGCTTGAAAAATTTGCGCGTGAAAAGTATTTAATGAAGAAGCCTAATGAAGATGTGTACGTCATAGTAAAGCAGTAA
- the eno gene encoding phosphopyruvate hydratase encodes MSIIKKIHARQILDSRGNPTVEVDVITENNVLGRAAVPSGASTGQHEAVELRDDDKSLFMGKGVSKAVANVNSSIAEKLLGLSIFEQNLIDYTMLDLDGTPNKSKLGANAILGVSLAVAKAAAQELRQPLYRYIGGVNANTLPVPMMNILNGGSHADNAIDFQEFMIMPVKAESFSEALRMGTEVFHHLKNVLKSKNLSTNVGDEGGFAPNIASNTEAIELVIQAIEKAGYKPGEEIFIALDAASTEFYDSDKGVYKFASSGEELSSTDMANYWKEWVDQYPIISIEDGMSEDDWEGWKKHTDLLKDKCQLVGDDLFVTNVKRLQDGIDQGVGNSILIKVNQIGSLTETIDTVNLAKRNGYKSVISHRSGETEDNFIADLAVALNAGQIKTGSASRSDRMAKYNQLLRIQEQLGQVAYYPAKLL; translated from the coding sequence ATGAGTATTATTAAGAAAATTCACGCCCGCCAAATATTAGATTCCAGAGGAAATCCTACTGTGGAAGTTGATGTCATCACAGAAAATAATGTATTAGGAAGAGCAGCAGTTCCCTCAGGAGCATCTACCGGACAGCATGAAGCTGTGGAACTAAGAGACGATGATAAAAGTCTATTTATGGGTAAGGGAGTTTCCAAAGCAGTAGCAAATGTGAATAGCTCAATAGCAGAGAAACTTTTGGGATTATCTATTTTTGAGCAAAATCTGATTGATTATACCATGCTAGATCTGGATGGTACACCCAATAAATCTAAACTGGGCGCAAATGCTATCTTGGGAGTATCTCTAGCAGTAGCCAAAGCCGCTGCTCAAGAATTAAGGCAACCACTTTATAGGTACATTGGTGGTGTAAATGCAAATACACTGCCTGTGCCTATGATGAACATTCTAAATGGTGGTAGCCATGCTGATAATGCGATAGATTTTCAGGAATTTATGATTATGCCAGTGAAGGCGGAAAGTTTTTCAGAAGCACTACGTATGGGCACAGAGGTATTCCATCATTTGAAGAATGTGCTGAAAAGCAAAAACCTGTCAACCAATGTAGGTGATGAAGGTGGATTTGCTCCTAATATTGCCTCCAATACAGAGGCGATTGAACTGGTAATACAAGCTATTGAAAAAGCAGGTTATAAGCCGGGTGAAGAAATATTTATTGCCTTGGATGCAGCTTCCACTGAGTTTTATGACAGTGATAAGGGCGTCTATAAGTTTGCTTCGTCAGGAGAAGAGTTATCCTCAACGGATATGGCAAACTATTGGAAAGAATGGGTGGATCAATATCCAATTATATCCATAGAAGACGGTATGAGTGAAGATGACTGGGAAGGGTGGAAAAAGCATACAGATCTTTTGAAAGATAAATGTCAATTGGTAGGTGATGACCTTTTTGTTACTAATGTAAAGCGTCTACAGGATGGAATTGATCAAGGAGTAGGAAATTCTATCTTGATCAAGGTGAATCAAATAGGCTCCCTTACAGAGACAATTGATACAGTGAACCTGGCAAAGAGAAATGGCTATAAGAGTGTGATATCTCACCGTTCTGGAGAAACAGAAGATAATTTCATTGCTGACTTAGCAGTAGCATTGAATGCAGGGCAGATCAAGACAGGTTCTGCCTCTCGTTCAGATAGGATGGCAAAATATAACCAATTGCTTAGAATTCAGGAGCAATTAGGGCAGGTTGCTTATTACCCGGCAAAATTGTTATAA
- the carA gene encoding glutamine-hydrolyzing carbamoyl-phosphate synthase small subunit translates to MKLVKKAPAILLLEDGTYYQGKAIGKIGTKGGEICFNTGMSGYQEIYTDPSYYGQIIVNTTSHIGNYGVLDVEQESNTPKISALVVNSFSDIYSREKADHDLQYYLEKSGIVGIADIDTRKLVRHIRSKGAMNAVISSEITDLEELKKVLDEVPSMDGLELSSQVSTQEEYFAGHESAPKRVAVLDLGIKTSILKNLAERGCYCKVFPAKTTYEQMKAWNPDGYFVSNGPGDPGAMEYAVETVKNILKDDRPLFGICLGHQILARANDISTYKMHHGHRGLNHPVKNLESGKSEVTSQNHGFSVNLEESEKNRNLKITHINLNDNTVAGIKMLDRKAFSVQYHPESSPGPHDSRYLFDQFLELMNT, encoded by the coding sequence ATGAAGCTCGTTAAAAAAGCGCCAGCCATTTTACTTTTAGAAGATGGAACCTATTATCAGGGAAAGGCCATCGGAAAAATAGGGACTAAAGGTGGAGAAATCTGCTTTAATACAGGTATGTCCGGATATCAAGAGATCTATACTGACCCTTCTTATTATGGACAAATTATTGTAAATACCACTTCACATATAGGAAACTATGGAGTATTAGATGTAGAACAAGAATCAAATACTCCTAAAATCAGTGCTTTAGTAGTCAATAGTTTCTCCGATATTTATAGCAGGGAAAAGGCGGACCATGATCTACAGTATTATTTGGAAAAGTCAGGAATAGTAGGAATCGCTGATATAGATACAAGAAAACTGGTAAGACATATCCGTTCTAAAGGAGCGATGAATGCTGTGATCTCTTCGGAAATTACAGATTTAGAGGAATTGAAAAAGGTTTTGGATGAAGTTCCTTCTATGGATGGATTGGAATTATCTTCTCAAGTAAGTACACAAGAAGAATATTTTGCGGGCCATGAGAGTGCTCCTAAGAGAGTAGCAGTGCTTGACCTAGGAATCAAAACGAGCATTTTGAAGAATCTGGCTGAAAGGGGATGTTATTGTAAAGTATTTCCAGCTAAAACGACGTATGAACAAATGAAAGCCTGGAATCCTGACGGATACTTTGTGTCTAATGGACCTGGAGATCCTGGAGCTATGGAATATGCTGTAGAAACTGTGAAGAACATTCTGAAAGACGATCGTCCTCTCTTTGGTATTTGTCTGGGACATCAGATACTGGCTAGAGCAAACGATATTTCAACCTATAAAATGCATCATGGACATAGGGGTCTTAATCATCCGGTAAAAAATCTGGAGTCAGGTAAAAGTGAAGTTACTTCTCAAAACCATGGGTTTTCAGTAAATTTGGAAGAATCTGAGAAAAATAGAAATCTTAAGATTACCCATATTAACTTGAATGATAATACGGTGGCTGGAATCAAAATGCTGGATCGCAAAGCATTTTCTGTGCAGTATCATCCCGAATCATCTCCAGGTCCTCATGACTCAAGATATCTTTTTGATCAATTCCTGGAATTGATGAACACATAA
- the rplQ gene encoding 50S ribosomal protein L17, with protein MRHAKKFNHLGRTAPHRKAMLANMATSLILNKRITTTIAKAKALKMYVEPLITKSKSDTTHSRRVVFSYLQDKTSAHVLFNEVAEKVADRPGGYTRIIKLGNRLGDNADMCLIELVDFNEVYQQEDSTKKTRTRRSRRAGSGTKKDKTAETTQEAKPVAAAAKEKTKEEAAAEEAPEVEAKDQSSETEEEAKKVKGDHSDKSEGSSESEEKEDK; from the coding sequence ATGAGACACGCAAAGAAATTTAATCATTTAGGACGAACTGCTCCGCATCGTAAGGCGATGTTGGCAAATATGGCTACGTCTTTGATTCTCAACAAACGAATCACTACAACCATAGCCAAGGCAAAAGCTTTGAAAATGTATGTAGAGCCTTTGATTACTAAATCAAAATCTGATACTACACACTCCAGAAGAGTTGTGTTCTCTTATCTTCAAGATAAGACTTCAGCACATGTACTTTTTAACGAGGTTGCAGAAAAAGTAGCAGATAGACCAGGCGGGTATACTCGTATTATTAAGCTTGGTAATCGTCTGGGAGATAATGCAGATATGTGTTTAATAGAATTGGTGGATTTCAATGAAGTTTACCAACAGGAAGATTCTACTAAAAAGACTCGTACAAGAAGAAGCCGCAGGGCGGGGTCTGGCACTAAAAAGGATAAGACAGCAGAAACTACTCAAGAAGCTAAGCCAGTAGCAGCGGCTGCTAAGGAAAAAACTAAAGAAGAGGCTGCTGCTGAAGAAGCTCCAGAAGTTGAAGCTAAAGACCAGTCTTCTGAAACGGAAGAAGAGGCTAAAAAGGTAAAAGGTGATCATTCAGATAAATCTGAAGGTTCAAGTGAATCAGAAGAAAAAGAAGACAAATAA
- a CDS encoding DNA-directed RNA polymerase subunit alpha: MSILAFQMPEKVVMEKADNFHGLFTFKPLERGYGVTVGNALRRILLSSLEGYAVTGVKVPSVMHEFSTVEGIVEDVSEIILNLKMVRFKKVAEDFVDNKIVIPIKNQTTFTGADIQKYVTSFEVLNPEHVICHLDESVDIEIELYVEKGRGYVPSDDNKQNDQSFGIIAIDSIFTPIKNVKFSVENTRVEQRTDYEQLILDIETDGSIHPEDALKGAANILIKHFMLFSDQNMILEMPQQGEPDTVDEEMLHMRKLLKTPLNDLDLSVRAYNCLKAADVKTLGDLAQLEISDMMKFRNFGKKSLAELEQLIADKNLTFGMDVSKYKLEED, encoded by the coding sequence ATGTCAATACTAGCATTTCAAATGCCTGAAAAGGTGGTCATGGAAAAAGCAGACAATTTTCATGGTCTGTTTACTTTCAAACCACTGGAAAGAGGTTATGGGGTCACTGTTGGTAATGCGCTAAGAAGAATTTTATTATCCTCACTTGAAGGTTATGCTGTCACAGGCGTTAAAGTTCCTAGTGTAATGCATGAGTTTTCTACAGTAGAAGGAATTGTAGAAGATGTATCTGAGATCATATTGAACCTCAAGATGGTTCGTTTCAAAAAAGTAGCGGAAGATTTTGTGGATAACAAAATTGTGATTCCAATTAAGAATCAAACTACTTTTACAGGAGCTGATATTCAGAAATATGTTACTTCTTTTGAAGTACTTAATCCTGAACATGTGATTTGTCATTTAGATGAATCTGTAGATATTGAGATTGAACTGTACGTGGAGAAAGGCAGGGGATATGTACCTTCAGATGATAATAAGCAAAATGATCAAAGTTTTGGAATCATAGCCATTGACTCTATTTTCACTCCCATTAAGAATGTTAAGTTTAGCGTCGAGAATACCAGGGTGGAACAGCGTACTGACTATGAGCAACTCATTTTAGATATTGAGACTGATGGTTCTATACATCCTGAAGATGCATTGAAAGGAGCAGCTAATATTTTGATCAAACATTTCATGTTGTTCTCAGATCAGAATATGATCTTAGAAATGCCTCAACAGGGAGAGCCGGATACAGTGGATGAGGAAATGTTGCACATGAGAAAGTTATTGAAAACTCCTTTAAATGATTTGGATCTTTCTGTACGTGCTTACAACTGTCTGAAAGCAGCCGATGTGAAAACCTTGGGAGATTTGGCTCAACTAGAAATTTCTGACATGATGAAATTTCGTAATTTCGGAAAAAAATCATTGGCAGAATTGGAGCAACTTATAGCTGACAAGAACTTAACATTCGGGATGGATGTAAGTAAATATAAATTGGAAGAAGATTAA
- the rpsD gene encoding 30S ribosomal protein S4, producing MARYRGPKSKVARKFNDPIFGPSKALQKKGYPPGQHGRGRRRKQSEYAVQLMAKQKAKYTYGVLERQFANLFEKANSSQGITGEILLQLLESRLDNVVFRLGISPTRRGARQLVGHKHITVNGEVVNIPSYQVKPGDLVGVREKSKSLEAITNSLAAHNASRFSWLEWDKSQMAGRFNNVPQRDEIPENLQEQLIVELYSK from the coding sequence ATGGCAAGATATAGAGGCCCTAAGTCTAAAGTAGCAAGAAAGTTTAATGATCCTATATTTGGTCCTAGCAAAGCGCTGCAAAAGAAAGGATATCCCCCCGGGCAACATGGTCGTGGAAGAAGACGTAAACAATCGGAATACGCAGTGCAGTTGATGGCTAAGCAAAAGGCTAAATACACATATGGTGTTCTGGAGCGTCAATTTGCTAATCTTTTTGAGAAAGCAAATAGTAGCCAAGGCATTACTGGAGAAATCCTTTTGCAATTATTAGAATCCAGACTTGATAATGTAGTATTCAGATTAGGAATTTCCCCTACCCGCAGAGGTGCCAGACAACTTGTAGGACACAAGCATATCACCGTAAATGGTGAAGTTGTAAATATACCATCTTATCAAGTAAAGCCAGGTGACTTGGTGGGTGTAAGAGAAAAATCAAAATCTCTTGAAGCAATAACCAATAGTCTTGCTGCACATAATGCCAGCCGTTTTTCATGGTTAGAGTGGGACAAATCACAAATGGCAGGCCGATTTAACAATGTTCCTCAAAGAGATGAAATACCAGAGAACTTACAAGAACAACTCATTGTTGAACTTTATTCTAAGTAA